CACAAATGATAAGGATGTTCTGTCAGGTCAAACAGTGTCCTGAACTCTCACAGGACTGCTCTGTCACCACAAACTGAGAAATCAACAATCAAGGTATTTCGAATACACATCAAGTCATTCACATACCTCTGCCATGTCTGTCAAACAAGCAAATTCCCGATCCTTCGACCTTCGCATCAAATAAATGACCAGGTGGGTAGCCATGAACTCGCATCTGATATATGTATGGTGGTAACTGGTTCTCGCGCAGACCCATTGCTTCTCGCAGCTCGTTACTATAGGAACAAAAACAATCGATTAGTAATAATCAGATCAGATACCACAACGTAAACTGACGGTCATCTAGAGGCCGAGAGGGGGTCAAAGAGTTGCGAACTGCCTTGCATTTCGGTGTAAGTTTGAAAACAGTTTCAACAGAGTAGAAGTTTGGTAAAAGTTTGGGTATCAATGGCCAGAGAAGCCTCATTCTAATGTAGATTGGGGCTCAGTGCAATGAGTTGAAATGTTCAGGACCAGAGCCACGGACTGTAAAATATGCACTTTCAAAGAGCAAACTTTCATTGTAGAATGATTAAAGGATTATATACCTAATGGTTCCTGCTTTATATTTAGCAAATCTTGGGTCATCTTCGATGTGATAGCggctgaaaaaacaaaattgatCAGTTAGATACAAAGAATGCTAAAGTTCTTGAATTTTCAGTTCAGATGTACATTGAAAACGGTGTCAAAATGATCCTTATACCCAGTCCCTCAGTAGACATGCTCAGCATTCTCACAGGAACCATGGACTTTGGATGATGGTTCACATAGCTTAGTCATCCTCCAAATTCAAACAGGACTGGAAATGATTGACATGCAAAACATGTAGTAGTacaaaagagaaaaagaaatgtTACAACTGAGACCTACTTCTTGGAACTATTTTGAGAATTGAGAGATTTCCCCATGAACTCAGCTCTTTTTGCATTGATCTTGGCATAATCCTTCTTCTCTTTACAATCTCTCATAACATGTTCACCACCGCAGTTGAAGCACATAGGTTTGTTCACCACTCTGGAACAAATCAAACAAGGCATATTACACACaaaccattgatattttcatataATAAACCAGTGTCTAAAAACAAGTACATGTTCAACTTGGGCCAGCCACTGCCAGTGATCAGGCCTCACTGAGTTCAATAACACACATTAAGCGATTTTAAGGGTCAAGTCTCCTTACCGCTTCTGTTTTTGGGCTGGTTTATCTCCCTCCACTTCTTCAATAGGTAAAGCTTCAGCAAAGATTTGGTCATAACTGAAGTTGATCTGTAAAGGAAAATACATTGAATGGGCAGAATCGAAAACTCAGCTCTGCTGTCCAAAATCCTGAGATGTCCTACTCCTAAGCCTGAGGATTCAAAGTGCCAGTAGGCTTAACCCATGCAGCACATCTGAAAGCCTGAAGGATTGCTTTGAATCAAATCAATAATAGAGGTCCATGAAAAGGATACACAGGTGTCTCCCATCCATCAGTGAGGGCAGGTGTGTGGTTGACTAGAGGCCAGCCCATCGTGTCCTGGATGTATTCACTGTAGAACTGAGAGCAGCCAAGCACCTGAAAAACACAGAAGGAAAAACTATGGAAACTTTGGTCTTTTTCCATTACAGCACAACATTTTAACTGATGTAAGATTAAAAGATTTCATATTACTCATAATCAGCTTACCGTGTGATGTTCACGAACACAGTCGTACGTCGACGAGTCCATAACGTCTTTTTTCTTATCTGCCAAACATATTGAACTTGGCTGAAATCGTATACAATGTAGAAGTTATATATTTGCAGAAGAGTCTGAGAAACAAAAATACTGTGATAGACAAACGGTCATATTTTTTACATGAAAACATTAAGTCAATATTTATCATTGTCACAAGATATTTTAATTTCTTGAAAGATCTCTTAAAGATTTACAACATCAAATCATGATGCAAACTATGTTGAAGTGTTGCCATAGAGGTTCGTACACATGGAACAACTCACCAGAGGATGGATTCTTGGTAGACTGTCTGGATCACTTTTATCTTTTTCGACAAGTTCTGCAATAAATCTTTCGATATCTTCTTTATATTTCCTGGAATGAAACAACCAAATCGTTCAAAATTCAGCAATAAACTGTTTGGTAAAGCAACAGTCCATTGGACAACCAGACATCAAGGGTCAAAGGTAGAAGAAAGTGTTCTTACCGTCCAAATGAACTGTTCATGTAGATGACCTGGAGTCCTGGAGCTTCATCAACTTGATATCTAGAAGTAGAAGGCGAAGACAAATGTGGTGTGTGACATATTAACAGCTAAAACATGGCAACTCTTATGAGAGAGATGAGCCAAAACTTTTTTATTGAATACATCAGACGATAGAATGAATCTAAAGATGATAGAAAACTGATCTTCTCAGCGTTTGCAAGACAGTCACTAGGAGAACTGACAAAAAACCTTACCTTGtggaatctatcagtttatttTCTCTTGCAAGTCTTCCTAGTGACAATTGTTAAGAAAAAATACTGGAAATGAAGTGGGACTGGGGAATGTAGATCAAATAGGACAACCTGAGACTCGTGTCCTTGCATAGACGGTCTTTTCAAAAGTTGCTAGCGAATCCTAATCAACTGAATCTGATCTCTCCGACAAGTTATGATGTAAGTCAATCAATCAGAATAAGGACATCAGTTACCATTTCCAGAGGTGCACCTCTGGTAACGGCCAAATCGCCACTGACCCACTGACTTAGCTAGGCCTATCAGTATCCTCGGTctcaatttttttaaaggatatCAATTTGTTCAAGATCAGAAATCCTATCTTTCATTTCAAGGACTTCACACTCCTTCACATTATTTTTGGTTCCATTCTGGGACGCATTCCCATCATCATCCATGTCAGAATCACCTTCCTTGGCAGCGTAGTTACTACTGGCATTTGGACCTCTTGTTGTTgttctatttttagatttttgctTTCCATTTTCGATTTCGGAGTCTGAACCCTCACTCGAGGAGTCAGTAAAGAGTTTGTGCTGACTACTTGTAGCATTATTTTCAGTTGTATCGTTGTTACTACTTATGCTCTCATCATTGCCCAAAAGATAAGGGGCCGTTTCGGGTCTTTCTCGATCAAATTCGTCAAATAAAGATCCACTTCCAAAAGGATCGGCCGGATTGTCCGCCATAGCTAGTTTGATGTAAAATAGAAACTCCGAAACACTTTTTAATCGGGAACGAAAAAATGTCTAGGAGAATTTAGATTATCAAATATGCATTAATTTCTACTTGAGCTTCCTATTCTTTTATTGTTAATCAAAGCTGACAATTTTTAAGTTTTTCAATCAGACTTGTTATTGCAAATTAGATTTTTGTTGAGTTTCATTAACTTCGttcccattctccaagcgtcgtcaaaggGGATCATTGTCGTCAAAGGGGATCATTGTCGtcaagtctcactcgacctactgtctctgcaaCAGTTGGActatggtctcgttagggaggttttttttttattcatgcgcggtgAAGCcttaaccgtagttcctaaaatcattgatttctcggtccttacagcatgtcagtgttgattcagcatttgttttggcaaagacatgctttttttttgagtttctgaaacctagagcgctactcaataggcggctaacaagaaacgcatttactgttgttaccgacgtatgtgtacactgaacttgggatgtgcgttggccccgtgttgaaatgccgtccctATGTCCCTATGTCCTCAAAAGTTAAAAGAGAGAGAGAATTTAAGATTGATAAGGGATTCGAAAATCTCCCCTGTGAGAACCTTCACATGAAgttctgtaaatatgtactgggtGTTAACACAAATGCCACAAATCTGGCCGTGTATGGCGAGTTGGGCAGACATCCACTGTATTTAATGATAGCCAAATCTATGTTCTCTTTCTGGCTAAGGCTTGAATCCTTGTCTCTCAACacagtggatggggaaattagttcgaagtctattttaaccagtgccttacaagttagtaaggatctagacaacaaaggaaaacagtcttggttttcttgtataaaatttatttgtggttgtctgaatctggatgtaaacaatgctgaaagtgtttcaacctccagtcttgttcataaattaggtgaagaattttacagaaagtggaagctagaaatttgggatgattctcggaatccaaatgctaaaaacaaattacgcacttataggtccttcaaaacgcaactctgctgtgagaaatatctgacttcaatttcaagtttttctttaagaagatccctttgttgtttccgcattagctgtcacgatctagccattgaaagaggtagatacaaaaaacttaaagttgaagagagggtgtgttcttgtgatgggacttcaatagaagacgaggttcactttctaactgcctgcccaaaatatgatgcttcaaggaacacaacttttcaggtctctcaccaggaaataagtttatctggcttctttcaaatgaggaccctggaatttgtcagaagctatcatcatttttacagaaatgcttttctgatcgcataaaataaggacctcctctctcccacctactagtatctactccaggtttgaccccggtagtagactttatattgttacttttgtcatgtatcctttgtatgtcttatgtactttcaatcaaaatcattgtatttctattgtaccatgtgtacctttgccctccgggccttttgattaataaactattcgtccagtgccagttggtgcgtttttccctgatttgtgcaaaattcaacatatctcaaaagttcaatggttgaccctcgatttttttttaatttttgtgtagcgtaagcgaTTGTCTTTcgtgggagaatggtcactgtaagaattattcaggaagaaatgtataatatttgggggttttcgtgattgtccggcccaattggcaatattgccatttgggatggtgaacagagctaggagcaaatgcgacgtttatgatttatttaaagaaataaaatgcccgatttaacattctgcagaatcaggggaatcgggcgtttccagtgatatacgacacaaatgggttgtcctcatgcattcactttggaaacgcattttaaaatagatgttacgtcctgttaatggggcacgtcatcatcgcgtacatttgggaaaaactccctaacgagacctatgtGACAATTGttccaaatttacaaaaatctGGGGATTCCCCCAATGCCACGATTGCCCGGATGTTGTAAATCGCGGGAGATGACTGCATGTTTGTCCGATTTTATATTGCTATTTTTGCTAAATACACTTGAGTGCCTGGTCGATCGATCGGCGACATGGCAGGAAAGAGATCTGTCCCACATGAGGTTTACGCTGAAGGCGCAATCAGGAGAATCAAGTTAGAAAATTTCATGTTAGTGACCAGTCTTCCTTCAGCTTCTTTCATTTTTGACAGTAGACCGCGCGTGCATATGACTGTGCATGTGTGTGTACGAGGTTGTATGTATGGTATATATTCACTACGACGTAGGCCTAACGCTTGTTAAGTTGGGGCCTGCATcaatgaatgacaatgacatggaattcgtCATCATGTAGTGTCACTAGGGATACATAATTTGGGTGAAACGTATGTGGGTTAAAATTTAAAATCcacgatcggaaatgacgtaggcCTCGGCCTACAATATAACAATCCATGTTGGTGATGTAGTTTTGATCGCATtgaactataaatccattgaactgTGGCGCTTCCTTAGTCAACGATGACGTTTTTTGGGCCGTGAACTGGGATTGTAAATTCGTTCCGAAACATGGTCATTCATATTGCTCTGCCCATACTCTACCCATGTCCCCACCCCCTAGCTGGCGCGGCCTCCCTGCCGCGCCCGTCCAGATCCCCGGGCCCCTTCGGACCTTGGCCCTGGCTTCGAGAGCAAAGCACGCATTGCATGGTCATGGATCATGTCGTTAGGCAAAGGAGCGCTGAATGAAGACAACGAAGTGGTTAAGTTTCGGAGGACCAAAACGTCTGAAATTGATCAACGCCACCCTTGTACCTGGTGGGGTGTCATGTTTCATTGTTATCTCTTTCAAAACCCTTCTTCATCAATGATAATGTCACTTCATTTTAGGACCTATGATTCTGTCGAATTCAAACCTGGTGCTCATCTTAATGTGATAGTTGCCCCAAATGGAACTGGGAAATCAACACTGGTGAATGGCATCTGCCTTGGACTTGCTGGAAAGACGAAATGGCTCGGGAGGGCATCACAGGCAACAGAGTTCATCAAGCATGGACAAACTAAAGCTACAACAGAAATTGAGCTGTAAGTATTGATCGCATTGTTTGCTTCCTTCCCTAAACCAAAAAAGTTTGGACTTGACGAAAGACAACAGTTGAGTTGCTGGAGTTGAGAATCCGACTTACTGTGGACTAATGTACGTTACATATTTTCCTAATGATTTCACAGGCACAATCCAGATGGCGACAATTACGTCATCAAACGAGAGATTCATAAAGATAATCGACAGAACTGGAGTGTTAATGGGAGGTCTTCTGCACAAAGGGCGGTGAGTGTCATTGGTGTATTGAAATTCAGTCCGATTTATGATAAGATTTCATGTTCAGTATCTTTTGAATGGCATACCAGCAGAAACTCTGGCCCATGACTATGGACCCTGTTGGGACCAAGCCAACAGTTATCTGTAATTGAGACGTTTATGTCATGCTGGTGCCTCGTGCATCATGGCATCTCCTACTTCTCTGTTTATTAAAAGGTCTAGAGGCCAAAATCATCCAGACATGAATCATATTGAGCTTGTTCTCATCAGTGGTTTGTCGTCATCTAGTTGGTAAATGTTCTCATGTATTGCTTCCACTGTATTCAGGTTGAAGAATGTGTTGCCAGGCTAAACATCCAGGTGGGCAATCTATGTCAGTTTCTTCCTCAAGATAAGGTGGCAGACTTCGCCAAGATGACACCACAAGAATTGCTGGAAAACACAGAAAAAGCTGTAAGTTGGCCATCAGTTGAATAACAACTTCCCTTACTATGTGCTACATTTGTAATAgtatcttgattttggtgtatAAAACAATTGTCTTGCAGCATTCTAATCTCTCCTGGGCTGCTAAATCAGTTCCTGTTCTGTTGAGTCACGGTATGATTATGAAAGGTAGATTCAGACTCAAATGGTCTAGCATTTCCTCTGTTAGGTTGGACCTCCCGAGATGATTCAAGATCACCATAGGTTAAAGGATTCAACTACAGAGGCCAACACCCTTGCTGCAGACTATATCACGATGCAAGAACGACTTGAAGCCGAGGAATCTAAAAACTTGCGTGTAGAACAAGATGTGAAGAATTATAAAGAAAGGCAGACTCACATCAGGCTCATCAATCTCCTTGAGAAGAAGAGACCTTGGGTGGTGAGTTGCCGACTTCTTTCCTATTTTTGTGCTCATCCTTGTAGGGCTGTCGCACAAGGCTTTAGATGTTTTGAGATGTGATATGAAGAGGAAAAGATGTTGATCAAAAGATTGGAATAATATGGTCAGACTGACGAGAGTAAGTGTGAATAAAGGTCAGGTCAGCTAAGGTTTGGCTAGTTCCCATcacatgttgatgttgatgttgatttgTTTCTAGGAATATGAGACCATGCGTAAGCGCTACATGGAAGAGAAACAGAAGAAAGATGATCTGACGGAGCAGTACAAACAAGCCAAAATGGAGAATGCACCCATGCAAAATAAGCTTGCTGCGGCACAGAAGAAGTACCAGGATGTGgacaaattgatgaagaaaaagGTCAGTGAGTTTAACGATACTCTCTGGACTGATGAAAGCACCAAGACAAATTGATTTTATGTAGAATTTATCAATCAGATTTCTGATGAAACTTCTGAACTTCCAGTTTGGCAGTAATGTGGGCTGAGAATGAGGTTAAGCATGTTTCAGTTTGGAACTTAGCTCTGCTTCTCTTTTTCATGGCTTCTATTGGTGATGTTCTCTCTTTCAGACGGAGGACTTGAAGAATGAGGCGGAGCAAGCTGCCACAAAGAATAAGAAGATTGAGCATCTGACAGATAAGATGGGTGAGGTGCAGTCTGATCTCAATGTGAAGAAGTCCGAGGAAACCAAGCGCAAGAAAAGGATGAGTGAGCTGCTACGTCACATTAAGGGTTTGGAGAATGATCTTGAGTCGATGGGCGATGAGGAAGATCTTCAGGTAGGATGCTGTCTCTTCAACAGATTGCCTTCACAATGGAAAGTCCTGTCTGTCCTAATTCATGGGTATTTAAAGATCTCTGCTCCTCTGTGTCTGAACTTTTGCTCATACCAGCAACACTGAGGTGATATGAACCTTGGACTGATTGTCTGAGGGGACTGTTCTCAGCACTGTGAACCATGGCGAGCTGTGGGCATCTTTAAAGTGCTTCTCCTGAAATGTAATTGTTGGTTGAGGAAACCTCACGTCTTACTTCCAGCCTCAGATTGATCAGGTGAACAATGATATGCGACAGATGAATCAGCAGATGAACATCACACGTGAACAGATTGATCAAAAAAGATTTGAACGGAATGCCATCCAGCGGGAGATAACAGGTGAGAAGCTGAGATTACAGAGTTTCAAGTCACAAGGTTACTTTGACCGCTATAGAAAACAACGGATGACTTCAAACTGATTATTAGTCATTGATTTCCAATCAAAGTCTTTGTAGTTGATCTCAACCCAAACTCATGTCTCAACGTTCATGCATGACATATTTCTTCAGATGTCCAGCGTCAACTGAATCATT
This is a stretch of genomic DNA from Lineus longissimus chromosome 2, tnLinLong1.2, whole genome shotgun sequence. It encodes these proteins:
- the LOC135483380 gene encoding zinc finger CCHC domain-containing protein 8-like; translated protein: MADNPADPFGSGSLFDEFDRERPETAPYLLGNDESISSNNDTTENNATSSQHKLFTDSSSEGSDSEIENGKQKSKNRTTTRGPNASSNYAAKEGDSDMDDDGNASQNGTKNNVKECEVLEMKDRISDLEQIVGRLARENKLIDSTRYQVDEAPGLQVIYMNSSFGRKYKEDIERFIAELVEKDKSDPDSLPRIHPLPSSICLADKKKDVMDSSTYDCVREHHTVLGCSQFYSEYIQDTMGWPLVNHTPALTDGWETPVYDQIFAEALPIEEVEGDKPAQKQKRVVNKPMCFNCGGEHVMRDCKEKKDYAKINAKRAEFMGKSLNSQNSSKNRYHIEDDPRFAKYKAGTISNELREAMGLRENQLPPYIYQMRVHGYPPGHLFDAKVEGSGICLFDRHGREVSNEGESLEEGEVNTTVVKDTYNLEKIVEYPGFNVGLPEGAYDDYRKYNFPPMQDFQLKTRLEEIMGSDMFKRQSEQEGGGRKKKMKVDTSGREELDMDIESGEESGDIKIEVRIENKYMAKVKNDSISSLQSSRNASSASLEDLEHQRELLLRQMEDTDDSQDTQPLDGSQGEGEESDITDVPSPSTPQRSSVQSSNSFISFSTPRSMSISREFGTPLGFDSDQPLPAPEKFSSNITEHIPYENLPNATGMFEKMQNVVKKVRDKYKTFFS
- the LOC135483382 gene encoding structural maintenance of chromosomes protein 5-like isoform X5, which produces MSLGKGALNEDNEVVKFRRTKTSEIDQRHPCTWWGVMFHCYLFQNPSSSMIMSLHFRTYDSVEFKPGAHLNVIVAPNGTGKSTLVNGICLGLAGKTKWLGRASQATEFIKHGQTKATTEIELHNPDGDNYVIKREIHKDNRQNWSVNGRSSAQRAVEECVARLNIQVGNLCQFLPQDKVADFAKMTPQELLENTEKAVGPPEMIQDHHRLKDSTTEANTLAADYITMQERLEAEESKNLRVEQDVKNYKERQTHIRLINLLEKKRPWVEYETMRKRYMEEKQKKDDLTEQYKQAKMENAPMQNKLAAAQKKYQDVDKLMKKKTEDLKNEAEQAATKNKKIEHLTDKMGEVQSDLNVKKSEETKRKKRMSELLRHIKGLENDLESMGDEEDLQPQIDQVNNDMRQMNQQMNITREQIDQKRFERNAIQREITDVQRQLNHLRDVHNKRMELLRHKHKPTYDAVQWLRENKHRFKGDIYEPMMLLINVPRPEHAKYVENHISYNDMKAFVCKEPDDVNMFLELTRDEMNLAVNAVKVPPDRNPDFKPKYNLGQLGHYGFHHYLKDLFTCPDDIMKYLCKQYHVHTIPIGNNHTKEVVEQVMRDIPQMNTFYTEHHQYNIKRSRYSKETSSRCTELRPPNTLSVSVDMQMVNELTQRLQNLQTQLTDIDTKTEELHTRLQNLETRINDCRNKKKELSKRKDNKKSIMQQLKIKHETLRRLETEGIDIENEEKKANDEIRNINLKKCQLLQELNHHTRRCLTFGMDKVRLSLNHASAMREESRIEYILKEQLIAVSNLEQELGEMKDRVKETKDRARRLLTDAKKATETPTDQDLSEELQKLPSGDTVRTNNLLCVVERSCLI